A genomic window from Elaeis guineensis isolate ETL-2024a chromosome 3, EG11, whole genome shotgun sequence includes:
- the LOC105040895 gene encoding probable pectinesterase/pectinesterase inhibitor 34, giving the protein MGYGRFGSAESLPSVSESLPSQPGSTRRKLRFILLGLLAVVLLVASGVSVGLLVRSRARSGSGPNRTPTQAISQTCALTRYPELCVSSLLDFPGALDAGDRDLVHISLNMTTQRVGKALYGASAIAGVSMDSLARSAYDDCMELLDDSLDQLSQSLAVIAPTELRPASASDEDVLTWLSAALSNQDTCTDGLADVANGYVRAQMESNLKDLAELVSNCLAIFSAASRNKDFSGIPIQNKKRRLLSSAGDGEFPEWLGWRDRRLLQVPAAKIQADMVVAKDGTGTHKSIADAVKAAPENSARRIIIYVKAGRYNENIKVTRKKTNLMFIGDGKGITTVAGSRSVADKYTTFHTATFASTGNGFIMRDMTIENWAGPEKHQAVALRVGADHAVVYRCNIVGYQDTLYVHSQRQFFRECDIYGTVDFVFGNAAVVLQNCSLWARKPMAMQKNTITAQNRRDPNQNTGISIHACRVLATPELEPVKWTYPTYLGRPWKLYSRTVYMLSYLGDHIHSVGWLEWNGSFALDTLYYGEYMNYGPGAALGKRVKWPGYRVITLPEEASKFTVARFIYGSSWLPSTGVAFVAGLSV; this is encoded by the exons ATGGGCTATGGTCGGTTCGGCTCGGCCGAGTCCCTCCCCTCCGTCTCCGAATCGCTACCGAGTCAACCCGGTTCAACTCGCCGCAAACTCCGGTTCATTCTTCTGGGCCTCCTCGCCGTCGTCCTCCTCGTCGCCTCTGGTGTCTCAGTGGGCCTCCTGGTCCGCTCTCGGGCCCGCTCCGGTTCGGGCCCGAACCGCACCCCGACCCAGGCCATTTCCCAGACCTGCGCCCTGACCCGGTACCCGGAGCTGTGCGTGAGCTCCCTCCTCGATTTCCCTGGCGCCCTCGACGCCGGCGATCGCGATCTCGTCCACATCTCCCTCAACATGACCACTCAGCGCGTCGGCAAGGCGCTCTACGGCGCCTCGGCCATCGCCGGCGTCTCCATGGACTCGCTCGCCCGCTCCGCCTACGACGACTGCATGGAGCTCCTCGACGACTCCCTCGACCAGCTCTCCCAGTCCCTCGCCGTCATCGCCCCAACCGAGTTGCGCCCCGCCAGCGCCTCCGACGAGGACGTCCTCACCTGGCTCAGTGCCGCATTAAGCAACCAGGATACCTGCACCGACGGCCTCGCCGACGTCGCCAACGGCTACGTCCGCGCCCAGATGGAAAGCAACCTTAAAGACCTCGCCGAGCTCGTCAGCAATTGCCTCGCCATCTTCTCCGCCGCCAGCCGGAACAAGGATTTCTCCGGCATCCCCATCCAGAACAAGAAGCGGCGCCTCCTCTCCTCCGCCGGCGACGGAGAATTCCCGGAGTGGTTGGGATGGAGAGACCGGCGGCTGCTCCAGGTCCCGGCGGCCAAGATCCAGGCCGACATGGTGGTGGCCAAGGACGGTACTGGGACCCACAAGTCGATCGCCGATGCCGTCAAGGCCGCCCCCGAGAACAGCGCCCGCCGCATCATCATCTACGTCAAGGCCGGCCGCTACAACGAGAACATCAAGGTCACCCGGAAGAAAACAAATCTGATGTTCATCGGCGACGGCAAGGGCATAACAACCGTCGCCGGATCCCGCAGCGTTGCCGACAAATACACCACCTTCCACACGGCCACCTTCG CATCGACGGGGAATGGATTCATAATGAGGGACATGACCATCGAGAACTGGGCAGGGCCAGAAAAGCACCAGGCGGTGGCGCTCCGGGTAGGGGCCGACCACGCCGTCGTGTACCGGTGCAACATAGTCGGCTACCAGGACACGCTATACGTGCACTCCCAGCGCCAGTTCTTCCGGGAATGCGACATCTACGGCACCGTCGACTTCGTCTTCGGCAACGCGGCGGTGGTGCTGCAGAATTGCAGCTTGTGGGCTCGAAAGCCGATGGCGATGCAGAAGAACACCATCACGGCGCAGAACAGGAGGGATCCCAACCAGAACACCGGCATCTCTATCCATGCTTGCCGAGTCCTGGCCACGCCGGAGCTGGAGCCGGTGAAATGGACTTACCCCACTTATCTCGGCCGGCCGTGGAAGCTCTACTCCAGGACGGTGTATATGCTATCCTACCTGGGAGATCATATCCACTCGGTGGGCTGGCTGGAATGGAATGGTTCGTTTGCGCTGGATACGCTATACTACGGTGAGTATATGAATTACGGCCCGGGGGCGGCCCTGGGGAAGAGAGTCAAATGGCCGGGATATAGGGTGATTACGCTGCCGGAGGAGGCGAGTAAGTTTACCGTAGCGCGGTTTATCTACGGCTCTTCTTGGCTACCATCCACCGGGGTGGCCTTCGTGGCTGGCTTATCCGTGTGA
- the LOC105040893 gene encoding GDSL esterase/lipase At4g10955 isoform X2, whose translation MASASERDTFSISGPIHLMPVNWNCQHHRRSVAASLVQGVYVLECERQQNHQGSEVLAPPWWEFFHFELIRKLVDDADSSFFGAIYEFKPPASNQDSNAPKFVIAFRGTITKKESLTRDLTLDLHIIQNCLHRSSRFEIAMQAVRNVVSAAGSSNIWLAGHSLGSAMATLAGKNMAKMGILLETFLFNPPFFSAPIERIKYKNVKQGIRIASSLITAGLSVALTAHHGKPVSEDSFALLSSWIPNLFVNPGDHICSEYIGYFEHRRNMEEIGAGYIERLATQNSIGDLFLTAFGKESEPLHLLPSANLTVNLSPSPDFRNAHGLHQWWKPDQHLQSKQYIYR comes from the coding sequence GAATTGCCAGCATCACCGAAGATCTGTTGCTGCAAGTCTAGTTCAGGGTGTGTATGTTTTGGAGTGTGAGCGACAACAAAATCACCAGGGCTCAGAAGTtcttgcacctccatggtgggaGTTCTTCCATTTTGAATTAATCCGTAAGCTTGTTGATGATGCTGACTCCTCTTTCTTTGGTGCAATCTATGAGTTCAAGCCTCCTGCTTCCAATCAAGACTCTAACGCTCCGAAGTTTGTCATTGCCTTTAGAGGCACAATCACCAAGAAGGAATCCTTAACTCGGGATCTCACACTGGACCTTCATATAATTCAAAATTGCCTCCACAGGTCGTCCCGGTTTGAGATCGCAATGCAAGCTGTTCGGAATGTAGTCTCAGCTGCTGGAAGTTCAAATATTTGGTTAGCTGGCCATTCTTTGGGATCAGCCATGGCAACACTTGCCGGAAAGAACATGGCGAAGATGGGTATCCTTCTTGAGACCTTTCTCTTTAATCCACCATTCTTCTCTGCTCCAATTGAAAGGATCAAATACAAGAATGTGAAGCAGGGAATTCGGATCGCAAGCAGCCTGATTACAGCCGGGCTATCTGTTGCCCTGACAGCCCATCATGGGAAGCCTGTATCAGAGGATTCTTTTGCCCTTCTATCATCATGGATCCCGAATCTTTTTGTGAATCCaggtgaccatatctgctcagaGTATATAGGATATTTTGAGCATAGAAGGAACATGGAGGAGATTGGAGCTGGATACATTGAGAGGCTGGCAACACAGAATTCCATTGGAGATCTATTCTTGACTGCATTTGGAAAAGAATCTGAGCCACTGCACCTTCTTCCATCGGCAAATTTGACAGTTAATTTGAGCCCTTCTCCAGATTTTAGAAATGCTCATGGTTTACATCAGTGGTGGAAACCAGATCAGCATTTGCAATCTAAGCagtatatttatagatga